The DNA sequence ATCCCTGGATTGCTTCGGTGACGCCGTTCAGTAATTGCGGGGAATTGATGAGTTTTCCCAGATCGCGGCACTGTTATCCCTTGCCAGATACAAAGCTGCAAGCGACTCTCGACCGGCTGGCTCGGCAATCCTGGAAAGGGGAACTACCGAACCTGGAGGTGGGTTGCGGGTTTTGTCTTTATGTGAAGCGTCGCGCCCTGGCCGAGGTAGGTTATCTGGATGAAGTCAGCTTGACCGGCGGTTATGGCGAAGATACCGACTGGTGTCTACGGGCGAAACGGCAGGGTTGGCGGCATGTGGGTGCTCCCGGGGTGTTTGTCGCTCATCGGGGTGGAGTATCGTTCGGTGTGGAGAAACGTTGGCGCGTGGCGCGGAATAATGCAATGTTACGTCAACGATACCCAAGCGCTGAGGCGGATTATCAGGATTATTTGCGACGCGATCCAGTGGGCCCGTTCCGGGAACGCTTACAACGCGCCAGATTAAGAGATCAGGATGGACGATGGCCAGCCGGTTTGTTGCATATCATCGGTCCCAATGGACTGGATGATCCGCGTTTGCCGTTTTCCATGCTCTCTGATGTCTTGCCGCAGGAAAACCTGTTATGGTTGTGCTGGCAATTTGCAGAGAATGAAGTGACCGCGACGCTGGGTGCGGCCTGGCGACCCTTGCCATTATTGCTGAATTATCGGTTGTCCGAAGGATTGGAGGCGCTGCTGGCGGATTTGGCGAGGTTGCCGGTATCCGGATTGGTGTTTCATCAGCTCACAGATTGCCCATTTCTGGAGTTGCCGGCGCGGTTGCAATTACCTTATATATTGCACGGTCTAGATGACGCCTTGTTGGAAATGCCAGTCGCCGTTGCTTGTAATGCAGCAGCAGTCCTGTTGCCGTTTCAGGCGCTATTGCCACGCTATAAAGCGGCGCATCCGCAAGCACAGTTACAAGTTGTTTCATCAGTCAGAATTATTTTCCCTCTGGGCGACAGGGAGAAATTGGCGTCGTCATCAGCGGTGGTGATTGCTGACCGGTTGGATTCGGCGCGGATTGCTGGACGCTGGCTGGCGCTGGCCCGCCATTTTGCCTTGAATAACGGACCCTTCCTGTTGTTAACGGAGGCGACACCCTGGGAGCAGGAGCTTCAGGCAACAGGGCAGGTGTTTCGTCTGCCGATCATTCGCGATGTGCCGATGTCCGAACTTGCTCGTCTGGCTGGTGGCCAAGCGGCAGTGAGCCTGGATGATGATCCAGGAGCAGGCTGGATGGCGCCTGCATTGGCCAGCCGCTTGAAGTTGCCGCTGTATGCGCCGCCATCGGCGGTAGGCGAGGAAGCAGGTGCGGAGGTGTTGCCGTTTCCTGCACCCTTCGCTTCACCTCCCCACCCCAGCACTCCTCCACAAGAGGCGCTTAATACGGTCGTCGGGGAGTTGAGCGGGTTAGCCGGAAATGTGCTGCATGGTTGGGTGTTGGATCGGGCGGTGGCGGATGTGCGGCTTTGCGTGGAAGTGCATGTAGACGAGGCAGTCGTGGCGGTGGCGCGGGCTGATCAATTTCAGGGAGCTGCCAGCGAGGGCGATGGATTTCATGGGTTTGCTGTGTCATTACGTTCGGGGCAGTTGCGCCGGGCGCGGCGGATCGCAGTGCGGGTGACGAATCAGGGACCTTGGTTGCCCGGTGCGTTGATGTTGTCGGAACGCCGGGAATCGCTGGCGCCGCCGCCAGCTTTTCAAGCCTGGTTTAGTGGTGGATTACAGATTGTGGGCTGGATTTGGGATCCAGTTGCCCCAGATCGTCATGTCGAGGTGTCAGTTCGGGAAGGTGGCCAAATATTGGTGCGGGCAATAGCGAATCAGCGTCATTCTGCCTTGGCGAATCGATCCTCAGATGATCATGGATTTACTATTGATTTACCTTGGTCGCTGGCGGATGGAAAACGTCATGAGTTGTTCCTGGAGTCGGATCGAGGACATTCTCTGACTGATAGCCCGATTTCGGTGTGTTGCCATCCTGAGGGGCTGGCGGCGCTGGTTAATCGTCTTTGGCCGGAGGTGGATGCTGATCCGGCGCGCGCGTTGCTAGTGAATTTGGCGATATCGCAGGATCGGCGTTCACCGCGCAACGTGGGGTTTGTTCATTATCCAGATTGGTTTGCAACCTTTGAGCAACCGGGAGCGATGTCGGTGACCTCCGGAAAGATCGGAGTGCTATTGTTGGGGGAAGGAACCGAGGCGGAGATGACGGTTAGCAAGGCGAGTCTGGCTAACCAGCGTCTGCTGGCAGTCAAGGTATGGCGGGTTGCTGCCGGTGAGTTGCGGAGCGCTTTGGAAACAGCGCTGGCTACGCTGGGAGAAGAGGCGTTGCTGGCTCCATTGTGGGTGGGCGATCGTTTGACTTCTCATGCGCTGGATCATCTGGCGGCGCTGCTCGCGGATCCCGGGATTGCCTGGGGATATGCCGATTGTGATCAGGAGGGGCCGGAGGGTGGGCGAACCCATCCATGGTTTAAACCAGCCTGGGATCCAGAGTTGTTCTTTGGCGTGGATCTGGTATCAACGGGGTCGGTGTTTCGCATACGGACGTTGTGGGCAGCGCTGGAGTTGTTGGGGAAAATCCCCCCCGACCCACCTTTTGCAAAGGGAGGAACTTTCAAGGAGCCTTTTGCAGAGGAGGGAGCTTCGGGCGTCGAACTAGACTGGCCGTGGTTGCTGGCAGCGGTGGTTGCTAGCGGCGGTCGCGTAGCTCATGGGCCGCGAGTGTTATATCACCGGCGGCGGGATGCGCCCCATTGGCCGCAGGAAGGACCATTGGATAAATCCCGGTTGGCGGCGTTGCAGTGGTTGGCTGCTCGGCAGGCGCTGGGTGCGCTGGTGAAGCCGTTAGTGGATTGGCCAGGGTTGAGTCAGGTGGTGTGGCCGTTGCCAGAGTTGCCCAAAGTGAGTCTGGTCGTGCCAACGCGCGATCAGCCGAAGTTATTGCGGGCTTGTTTGGAAGGATTGTTAAATCGGACGGATTATCCGAATCTGGAGATTGTGGTGGTCGATAACGACTCGATTGAGGCGGAGACCCGTGAGGTATTGGCGACTGCCGTCAGTCAAGGAGTGCGCGTACTGGCGCATCCATATCCGTTTAATTATTCGGCGATTAACAACCGGGCGGTTGCAGTAGCCAATGGGACGATTGTTGGATTGGTGAATAACGATATTGAGGTGCTTGAATCCGGCTGGTTGCGGGAGATGGTGAGTCAATTGTTGCGTCCAGGCGTGGGCGCGGTGGGGGCCAAACTGTTGTGGCCAAATGGTATGGTGCAACATGGCGGGGTTGCGGTAGGCATTGAAGGATTGGCGGCGCATATTGGGAATGCCTGGCATGACCGCGATCCGGGTTATCTGGGGTTTAATCATCTGGTCCGGCGACAGAGCGCAGTGACGGCTGCGTGTTTGTTGGTAAAAAAAGCGGATTATGTGGCGCTCGGTGGTCTGGATGAGCAGGCCTTTCCTGTAGCGTTCAATGATGTGGATTTTTGTCTACGGTTACGGGAACGGGGCTTGACCGTAGTATGGACGCCGTTTGCGCGATTAATGCATCGGGAATCAGCCAGCCGGGGTAAAGAGGATCGTCCCGAAAAAGCCGCACGCGCCCAGCGCGAGCAGGCGAATGTGCGGCAGCGCTGGGCGGGACAGTTAGCGGGCGTTGATCCATGCTATCATCCGTCTCTGAATGGAGATTGGAGTGTGGGACCTTTTGGGGGATTGGCGTTGCCGCCGTTTCGGAGGACGCCTCGCAATGTGGAGGGGTGATCGATGAGCGATGACTTGAGTGAGACTGTCGAATGTGCGGAACCGGCTGAAGTCGCGGAAATCCCGGAGGAAACCCCGGTTAAGTCTTCTCTCCCGATCACTCGCCCGCTGGCAGAAGGGAATGAGTTACCTCCAGACAGTGCGTCTGCATCGCCGCCACAAAAATCCTTTTTGCATATCGGTTGTGGAACGGCGGGTCCCGAGCGCTTGCCGGCTGTGTTTCGCGGCGAAGCGTGGCGGGAAATCCGGCTGGACATCGATCCAGCAGTGCGTCCGGATATTGTAGCTTCTTCCGCGGATATGAGCACGGTGGCGGATGCGTCGGTGGATGCGGTGTGGTCGTCGCATAATCTTGAGCATTTGGAAGCGCATGAAGCGCCTTTAGCATTACAGGAAATGTATCGGGTGTTGAAAGCCGATGGGTTTGCCTTGATCACCTTGCCGGATTTGCAAGCGGTAGCACAGTTAGTGGCGATGGGCCGGTTGTGCGAAACGGTCTATCAGTCGCCGATGGGGCCGATTACGGCGCTGGATATGCTCTATGGACATCGCAAGTCGTTGGCGGCAGGTAATCGGTTCATGGCGCATCGAAACGGATTTGACGCGAAGTCTCTTGGGGAGTCGCTATTGGCGGCGGGCTTTAAGGAAGTGCGAGTGCGCGCGGGGACTTGTTATGACCTATGGGCCTATGCGTTGAAGACAGTGTTATGAATGAACCGGTTCAGCCGATGAAATCATCCGTTGCAAATGCTCGCGAGTTGTCTCTGGCGAGATGCCAGGCTGTAATCGATGATATCTTTCCAGTCGGGGAGACGGGGTTGTTCGTAGTCGGCTGGATTGCCGGGACTGGGAAACAGGCGCGGGAAATTTGGCTGGGTCCGGGTACCGAACGCTACGACATCTTA is a window from the Gammaproteobacteria bacterium genome containing:
- a CDS encoding glycosyltransferase, which translates into the protein MSETLDLQDTLFSRFDRLLRSGAIQEAHALLMLAMAEPTTRPEALLWRGLLALRNQAYQEAFAFLANARLLLPERADVLALLARAAHLQGAVKIADTLADLTLEIDPFNPAYQAMVRSSNRLVSDECLTVQTQASTPPFVPPPAPVQDPSTQPVDVLVPVYRGYTDTLACLESLIAARPLNATPHEIIVLDDASPEPELTTALEQWANIRAVTLVQHVVNLGFIRGMNRGMARHPDRDVVWLNADTQVCGDWLDRLRDAAYRDPWIASVTPFSNCGELMSFPRSRHCYPLPDTKLQATLDRLARQSWKGELPNLEVGCGFCLYVKRRALAEVGYLDEVSLTGGYGEDTDWCLRAKRQGWRHVGAPGVFVAHRGGVSFGVEKRWRVARNNAMLRQRYPSAEADYQDYLRRDPVGPFRERLQRARLRDQDGRWPAGLLHIIGPNGLDDPRLPFSMLSDVLPQENLLWLCWQFAENEVTATLGAAWRPLPLLLNYRLSEGLEALLADLARLPVSGLVFHQLTDCPFLELPARLQLPYILHGLDDALLEMPVAVACNAAAVLLPFQALLPRYKAAHPQAQLQVVSSVRIIFPLGDREKLASSSAVVIADRLDSARIAGRWLALARHFALNNGPFLLLTEATPWEQELQATGQVFRLPIIRDVPMSELARLAGGQAAVSLDDDPGAGWMAPALASRLKLPLYAPPSAVGEEAGAEVLPFPAPFASPPHPSTPPQEALNTVVGELSGLAGNVLHGWVLDRAVADVRLCVEVHVDEAVVAVARADQFQGAASEGDGFHGFAVSLRSGQLRRARRIAVRVTNQGPWLPGALMLSERRESLAPPPAFQAWFSGGLQIVGWIWDPVAPDRHVEVSVREGGQILVRAIANQRHSALANRSSDDHGFTIDLPWSLADGKRHELFLESDRGHSLTDSPISVCCHPEGLAALVNRLWPEVDADPARALLVNLAISQDRRSPRNVGFVHYPDWFATFEQPGAMSVTSGKIGVLLLGEGTEAEMTVSKASLANQRLLAVKVWRVAAGELRSALETALATLGEEALLAPLWVGDRLTSHALDHLAALLADPGIAWGYADCDQEGPEGGRTHPWFKPAWDPELFFGVDLVSTGSVFRIRTLWAALELLGKIPPDPPFAKGGTFKEPFAEEGASGVELDWPWLLAAVVASGGRVAHGPRVLYHRRRDAPHWPQEGPLDKSRLAALQWLAARQALGALVKPLVDWPGLSQVVWPLPELPKVSLVVPTRDQPKLLRACLEGLLNRTDYPNLEIVVVDNDSIEAETREVLATAVSQGVRVLAHPYPFNYSAINNRAVAVANGTIVGLVNNDIEVLESGWLREMVSQLLRPGVGAVGAKLLWPNGMVQHGGVAVGIEGLAAHIGNAWHDRDPGYLGFNHLVRRQSAVTAACLLVKKADYVALGGLDEQAFPVAFNDVDFCLRLRERGLTVVWTPFARLMHRESASRGKEDRPEKAARAQREQANVRQRWAGQLAGVDPCYHPSLNGDWSVGPFGGLALPPFRRTPRNVEG
- a CDS encoding class I SAM-dependent methyltransferase, which translates into the protein MSDDLSETVECAEPAEVAEIPEETPVKSSLPITRPLAEGNELPPDSASASPPQKSFLHIGCGTAGPERLPAVFRGEAWREIRLDIDPAVRPDIVASSADMSTVADASVDAVWSSHNLEHLEAHEAPLALQEMYRVLKADGFALITLPDLQAVAQLVAMGRLCETVYQSPMGPITALDMLYGHRKSLAAGNRFMAHRNGFDAKSLGESLLAAGFKEVRVRAGTCYDLWAYALKTVL